In the Candidatus Rhodoblastus alkanivorans genome, one interval contains:
- a CDS encoding type II and III secretion system protein family protein: MQMNRPRLIGSLVALLAFAAPATEGYTQAYNGEQIAFQGTNAVRRITMGVGKSLIVNLPAAAGEIFVGNPAVANAVVRSPRKIYIIGQATGQTTIYAMDKQGRRIATLELSIGRDIGELQSIIHTALPSAHIVARTVNDSIILTGEVDSPGDMQTALDIAKGFVDSLNKGAGGGPTGAPAAGMVVNAMTIKGRDEVMIKVTIAEIQRNIAKQLGVSSSTLAGNWGTFTQQNPFTINGNALTDGALNTVTHFGGPWTLNQTLTAFERAGVAHTLAEPTVTAVSGENAKFTVGGEVPINAGTVCTGTGTTSNCQASVTYKSYGVTLNFTPVVLSSGRITLRLATEVSDIDPATSSVINGMSVPGFRTRRHDTTVELPSGGSIATAGLIESSSNQAMNGTPGVMNLPILGQLFRSRDYQRKETELMIIVTPYLVKAVPNSALARPDDNFADANDPQAWLLGRVNRLYSTTDNPEAAAHFSGRVGFIHD, encoded by the coding sequence ATGCAGATGAACCGCCCCAGGCTGATCGGAAGCCTAGTCGCCTTGCTCGCCTTCGCCGCGCCGGCGACGGAGGGATATACGCAGGCTTATAACGGAGAACAGATCGCCTTCCAGGGAACGAACGCCGTGCGCCGTATCACGATGGGCGTCGGCAAGTCGCTCATCGTCAATCTTCCCGCCGCCGCCGGCGAAATCTTCGTCGGTAATCCCGCCGTCGCCAACGCCGTCGTCCGCTCCCCCCGCAAGATCTATATCATCGGCCAGGCGACCGGCCAGACCACGATCTATGCGATGGACAAGCAGGGACGCCGGATCGCGACTCTGGAGCTATCGATCGGCCGCGACATCGGCGAATTGCAGAGCATCATCCACACCGCTTTGCCGAGCGCGCATATCGTCGCCCGAACCGTCAACGATTCCATCATCCTGACCGGCGAGGTCGATTCGCCCGGCGACATGCAGACCGCGCTCGACATCGCCAAGGGCTTCGTCGACAGCCTCAATAAAGGCGCCGGCGGCGGCCCAACCGGCGCGCCCGCGGCGGGCATGGTCGTCAACGCCATGACGATCAAGGGCCGCGACGAGGTGATGATCAAGGTCACCATTGCCGAAATCCAGCGCAACATCGCCAAACAGCTCGGCGTGTCCTCCTCGACGCTCGCCGGCAACTGGGGCACCTTCACCCAGCAAAATCCCTTCACGATCAACGGCAACGCGCTGACCGACGGCGCGCTCAACACGGTCACCCATTTCGGCGGCCCCTGGACCCTGAACCAGACCCTGACGGCCTTCGAACGCGCCGGCGTCGCCCATACCCTGGCCGAGCCGACCGTCACTGCGGTGTCGGGCGAAAACGCCAAATTCACGGTCGGCGGCGAAGTGCCGATCAACGCCGGCACCGTCTGCACCGGCACGGGAACGACGTCGAACTGCCAGGCAAGCGTGACCTATAAATCCTATGGCGTGACGCTGAACTTCACCCCGGTCGTCCTGTCGTCTGGCCGCATCACGCTGCGGCTCGCGACCGAAGTCTCGGACATCGACCCCGCCACCTCGTCGGTCATCAACGGCATGAGCGTGCCCGGCTTCCGCACCCGCCGCCACGACACCACCGTCGAACTGCCGAGCGGCGGCTCGATCGCCACCGCCGGCCTGATCGAATCCAGCTCCAACCAGGCGATGAACGGCACGCCCGGCGTGATGAACCTTCCCATCCTCGGTCAGCTCTTCCGCTCGCGCGACTACCAGCGCAAGGAGACCGAGCTGATGATCATCGTGACGCCCTATCTGGTCAAAGCCGTGCCCAACAGCGCGCTGGCGCGGCCCGACGACAATTTCGCCGACGCCAACGACCCCCAGGCCTGGCTGCTCGGCCGCGTCAACAGGCTCTATTCGACCACTGATAATCCCGAAGCCGCCGCTCATTTCAGCGGACGCGTCGGCTTCATCCACGATTGA
- the cpaB gene encoding Flp pilus assembly protein CpaB — MKKARLIFLGVVLASGVGASYLVLSRPEPPPPVRIVQAPRAAASAQVLVAAHELNFGSVLQPSDLAWHDWPKDDSLPGLIYKSAAPNAMNDIKDSVVRGSILAGEPIRREKLFKGGASGYLSAMLTPGYRAVAINIEGSGATTAGNFILPNDRVDVIRIYRDEDAAKSGAGDAYVSETIVQNVRVLAIGQNTQDKNGQPYASGTTATLELTPAEAEAVILAQRVGQLSLVLRSMQDSQPSSVPVAVNNANHDRAITVVRAGVATQSRGK, encoded by the coding sequence ATGAAAAAAGCGCGGCTCATCTTTCTCGGCGTTGTTCTGGCCTCCGGCGTCGGCGCGTCCTATCTCGTGCTCTCGCGCCCGGAGCCGCCGCCCCCGGTCAGGATCGTCCAGGCGCCGCGCGCGGCCGCCTCGGCGCAGGTTCTCGTGGCCGCCCATGAGCTCAATTTCGGCTCGGTCCTTCAGCCCAGCGATCTGGCATGGCACGATTGGCCGAAGGACGATTCGCTCCCGGGCCTCATTTACAAGTCCGCTGCTCCCAACGCCATGAACGACATCAAGGATTCGGTGGTGCGCGGCTCGATCCTGGCGGGCGAGCCGATCCGGCGCGAGAAATTGTTCAAGGGCGGCGCCTCCGGCTATCTCTCCGCGATGCTGACGCCCGGCTATCGCGCGGTCGCCATCAATATCGAGGGCAGCGGCGCCACCACGGCGGGCAATTTCATTCTGCCCAACGACCGCGTCGACGTGATCCGCATTTACCGTGACGAGGACGCCGCCAAGTCCGGTGCGGGCGACGCCTATGTGAGCGAGACGATCGTGCAGAATGTCCGCGTTCTCGCGATCGGCCAGAACACCCAGGACAAGAACGGCCAGCCCTATGCGTCGGGCACGACCGCGACGCTCGAACTGACCCCGGCGGAAGCCGAAGCCGTCATCCTCGCCCAGCGAGTGGGACAGCTCTCCCTGGTCCTGCGCTCGATGCAGGACAGCCAGCCGTCCTCCGTCCCGGTCGCGGTGAACAATGCAAATCACGACCGCGCCATCACCGTGGTGCGCGCGGGCGTAGCCACCCAGTCGCGCGGCAAATGA
- a CDS encoding A24 family peptidase — MLDALTIVIFPALMTYAAFSDLLTMTISNWISIVLVAAFVVLAFLFGVPATAIGLHLAAGLMVLAITFTLFAFGWIGGGDAKLAATTAVWMGFEHLAEYGLGSAVIGGLLTLVLLQFRRLPMPGWARARAWLMRLHDKDNGVPYGIALAAAGLILYPETRIYLSAFAA, encoded by the coding sequence ATGCTCGACGCCTTAACGATCGTCATTTTCCCGGCGCTGATGACCTATGCGGCCTTTTCGGATCTGCTCACCATGACGATCTCGAATTGGATTTCGATTGTCCTCGTCGCCGCCTTCGTTGTTCTCGCCTTTCTGTTCGGCGTGCCGGCGACGGCCATCGGCCTGCATCTCGCCGCCGGCTTGATGGTTCTCGCCATCACCTTCACGCTGTTCGCCTTCGGCTGGATCGGCGGCGGCGACGCGAAGCTCGCCGCGACCACGGCGGTGTGGATGGGCTTCGAGCATCTTGCTGAATATGGCCTCGGCTCGGCCGTGATCGGCGGCTTGCTCACCCTCGTCCTGCTGCAGTTCCGCCGGCTTCCCATGCCGGGCTGGGCGCGCGCCCGGGCGTGGCTGATGCGCCTACATGACAAGGACAATGGCGTGCCCTATGGCATTGCGCTCGCCGCCGCCGGCCTGATTCTTTATCCCGAGACCCGGATTTACCTCAGCGCCTTCGCCGCCTGA
- a CDS encoding Flp family type IVb pilin encodes MKTLVTRFMNDQSGATAIEYGLIAALISVVCIGVFTSIGTNLSSKFGSISSALN; translated from the coding sequence ATGAAGACCCTCGTTACCCGTTTCATGAATGACCAGTCCGGCGCCACCGCCATCGAATATGGCCTCATCGCCGCCCTGATCTCCGTCGTCTGCATCGGCGTTTTCACCTCGATCGGCACCAACCTGAGCTCCAAGTTCGGTTCGATTTCCAGCGCCCTCAACTAA
- a CDS encoding pilus assembly protein N-terminal domain-containing protein produces MRLRAFRLIGVAAAVMAGLLAHSEASPATNDVVQVTVDKARVARIPDKTETLIVGQPGIADVTMLKNSSMGVITGKSFGETNLIALDAKGDLLGEWTVRVGASKPDLLLQNGLNQESFICNPQCLPTIDLADAKAIAANRTAAVAAHNAFAMGK; encoded by the coding sequence ATGCGTCTTCGCGCGTTTCGTTTGATCGGCGTCGCCGCCGCCGTCATGGCCGGATTGCTCGCGCATTCCGAAGCTTCGCCGGCTACGAACGACGTCGTGCAGGTCACCGTGGACAAGGCGCGCGTGGCCCGCATTCCCGACAAGACCGAAACCCTGATCGTCGGCCAGCCCGGCATAGCCGACGTCACCATGCTCAAGAACAGCAGCATGGGCGTGATCACCGGCAAAAGCTTCGGCGAAACCAATCTCATCGCGCTCGACGCCAAGGGCGATCTGCTTGGCGAATGGACGGTCCGGGTCGGCGCCTCGAAACCCGATCTTCTCCTGCAGAACGGTCTCAATCAGGAGAGCTTCATCTGCAATCCCCAGTGCCTCCCGACGATCGATCTCGCCGACGCCAAGGCGATCGCCGCCAATCGAACCGCCGCGGTCGCCGCGCACAACGCCTTTGCAATGGGCAAGTGA
- a CDS encoding TadE/TadG family type IV pilus assembly protein — MEQSETRGSSAPKQKPGLLARFARGRGGVAAIEFAMVAVPFLGLLAAIFETAFVFFVQESFENTVNDVARQVLVNSFSGDTTQTATAFKTNTFCPALPAVITCSKVALNVQAFDPSSTSFSAIGSGVTTSWHNNPSGNVNLGSPGWIVVFQAFYPMPVYLSVLEATSADTFDNLFGHTSKSVYRDPNNAALFVHAIFSTVVFRNEP; from the coding sequence ATGGAGCAGAGTGAAACGCGAGGCTCGTCCGCGCCGAAACAGAAGCCTGGACTTCTCGCGCGTTTCGCTCGCGGGCGCGGGGGCGTCGCGGCGATCGAATTCGCCATGGTCGCGGTGCCATTCCTCGGCTTGCTCGCCGCAATCTTCGAAACCGCCTTCGTCTTTTTCGTGCAGGAATCCTTCGAGAACACGGTCAATGACGTCGCGCGCCAGGTCCTGGTGAACAGCTTCTCCGGCGACACGACGCAAACGGCGACCGCTTTCAAGACCAACACCTTCTGCCCCGCCCTGCCGGCCGTCATCACCTGCAGCAAAGTCGCGCTGAACGTCCAGGCCTTCGATCCGTCCTCCACCAGCTTTTCGGCCATCGGCTCCGGCGTCACCACGTCCTGGCACAATAACCCATCCGGAAACGTGAATCTCGGCTCGCCGGGATGGATCGTCGTCTTCCAGGCCTTCTATCCGATGCCGGTCTATCTGTCCGTCCTGGAGGCGACCAGCGCTGACACCTTCGACAATCTCTTCGGCCACACGTCGAAATCCGTTTACCGGGATCCCAATAATGCAGCGCTCTTCGTCCACGCCATTTTTTCGACCGTGGTTTTCAGGAACGAGCCATGA
- a CDS encoding TadE/TadG family type IV pilus assembly protein, with the protein MTGRGRRKLTQIFEKAAAAAAKLRSEAKRLRSRKAGVMAVEFALILPLMLTIYFGVVVLSQGLEVGRKVQLLSRTLADLTTQTLPGTSSTGTCAHGTTVSGVDMASVPCLTDTDLTNIFNASTAVLFPFSNVANMTLTEVVFDNVSSNNAACCRARVVWSVGFGANPTLRACGLLTQSANGVNGPADMPAGFYPGGMGDAVTSGQAYVASGNKTDNFVIVADVSYKFAPNFGFEPYQWNQPLNGGSGYTITQTTYMNPRFRSSVTQPATTPPRYDQLIYWQPSGGITSYNFCQVGNAINKYNVP; encoded by the coding sequence ATGACCGGACGCGGGCGTAGAAAGCTCACCCAGATCTTCGAAAAGGCGGCGGCGGCGGCCGCAAAGCTGCGGAGCGAGGCGAAGCGGCTGCGCAGCCGCAAGGCGGGCGTCATGGCGGTGGAGTTCGCCCTGATTCTGCCCCTGATGCTGACCATCTATTTCGGCGTCGTGGTGCTTTCGCAAGGACTCGAAGTGGGACGCAAGGTCCAGCTCCTGTCGCGGACGCTCGCCGACCTCACCACCCAGACCCTGCCCGGAACCTCATCCACGGGAACCTGCGCTCACGGAACGACGGTGAGCGGCGTCGACATGGCGAGCGTTCCCTGCCTGACGGACACCGACCTCACCAATATTTTCAACGCCTCGACCGCGGTGCTGTTTCCGTTCTCCAACGTCGCCAACATGACGCTCACCGAGGTCGTCTTCGACAATGTCAGCAGCAACAACGCCGCCTGCTGCCGCGCGCGGGTGGTATGGAGCGTAGGCTTTGGCGCCAACCCGACCCTGCGCGCCTGTGGACTGCTGACCCAATCGGCGAATGGCGTGAACGGCCCGGCCGATATGCCGGCCGGCTTTTATCCGGGCGGCATGGGCGACGCGGTGACGAGCGGCCAAGCCTATGTCGCCAGCGGCAACAAGACGGACAATTTCGTCATTGTCGCCGACGTCTCCTATAAATTCGCGCCGAATTTCGGCTTCGAGCCCTATCAATGGAACCAGCCGCTGAATGGCGGCTCGGGCTATACGATCACGCAAACGACCTATATGAACCCGCGCTTCCGCTCGTCGGTCACGCAACCGGCGACCACGCCGCCCCGTTACGACCAGCTTATTTATTGGCAGCCAAGCGGCGGAATCACCAGCTATAACTTCTGTCAGGTCGGCAATGCGATAAACAAGTACAATGTGCCGTGA
- a CDS encoding uracil-DNA glycosylase family protein yields the protein MTLAGSDDLDALVARIRACRLCVERPFGPPLPHEPRPVLQISARARLLVAGQAPGTRVHATGLPFNDASGERLRDWMGVTREQFYDPSQIAVAAMGFCFPGQDAKGGDLPPRRECRASWHDALFRLAPQIETIFAVGRAAQEYHSARLGRPLPRGASLEEVVRLCAARIELKPHLLALPHPSWRNNGWLRRRPWFSEEITPLARRLAAEALAHS from the coding sequence GTGACCTTGGCCGGCTCCGACGACCTCGACGCCCTGGTAGCGCGCATTCGCGCCTGCCGCCTCTGCGTCGAGCGCCCGTTCGGGCCGCCGCTGCCCCATGAGCCGCGCCCCGTCCTGCAAATCTCCGCCCGGGCGCGCCTGCTTGTCGCCGGCCAGGCGCCCGGGACGCGGGTCCACGCCACCGGCCTGCCCTTCAACGATGCTTCCGGCGAAAGGTTGCGCGACTGGATGGGCGTCACCCGTGAGCAATTCTACGATCCGTCGCAGATTGCCGTCGCCGCCATGGGCTTCTGCTTCCCCGGCCAGGACGCCAAGGGAGGCGACCTGCCGCCGCGCCGCGAATGTCGCGCCTCCTGGCACGATGCGCTTTTCCGCCTGGCGCCGCAGATCGAGACCATTTTTGCCGTAGGCCGCGCGGCGCAGGAGTATCACAGCGCGCGGCTCGGCCGGCCGCTGCCCAGGGGCGCCTCGCTCGAGGAGGTCGTCCGTCTTTGCGCGGCAAGAATCGAGCTCAAGCCGCATCTGCTCGCTTTGCCGCATCCATCCTGGCGCAACAACGGCTGGTTACGGCGCAGGCCGTGGTTCAGCGAGGAAATCACGCCTTTGGCCCGCCGGCTCGCCGCGGAAGCCTTGGCCCATTCTTAG
- a CDS encoding glutathione S-transferase family protein — protein MKLYDSPVAPNPRRVRIFLAEKGVSVPKETVDLAKLEQKDPAFAEINPLQRIPVLELDSGEFLSETVAICRYFEEIQPDPPLFGRDPLEKARVEMWQRRAELEFFFPIAWAFRHSHPAMVEMEKPQIPELVALNRPRAVAFARFLDSELARRPFLAGDAFSIADITALVAADFAKPARIVFPDDLIHFARWRADVSARPSAAA, from the coding sequence ATGAAGCTTTACGATTCCCCGGTCGCGCCCAACCCCCGCCGCGTTCGCATCTTTCTCGCGGAAAAGGGCGTTTCCGTCCCGAAAGAAACGGTGGATCTGGCGAAACTGGAGCAGAAGGATCCGGCCTTCGCCGAGATCAATCCCCTTCAGCGCATTCCGGTTCTTGAACTCGACTCCGGCGAATTCCTGAGCGAGACCGTCGCGATCTGCCGCTATTTCGAGGAAATCCAGCCCGACCCGCCGCTGTTTGGACGCGATCCGCTGGAAAAGGCGCGGGTGGAAATGTGGCAGCGCCGCGCCGAACTGGAGTTTTTCTTCCCCATCGCCTGGGCCTTTCGTCACAGCCATCCGGCGATGGTGGAAATGGAAAAACCGCAGATTCCCGAACTCGTCGCGTTGAACCGTCCGCGCGCGGTCGCTTTCGCGCGATTTCTCGATTCCGAACTCGCCAGGCGGCCTTTTCTCGCCGGCGACGCCTTTTCCATCGCCGATATAACGGCCCTGGTCGCGGCGGATTTCGCCAAGCCCGCGCGCATTGTCTTTCCCGACGATCTCATCCATTTCGCGCGCTGGCGCGCCGACGTTTCCGCGCGCCCGAGCGCAGCCGCGTGA
- a CDS encoding sensor histidine kinase has product MSEVTAEMIARGRFAEAGARERRRMAGRMREARERLTSSGAGNVRFDVELLRLYARSRRAAILPQGLLSIAVGVMTARWLPLTLVGAWLALVLSTLTLGWVLALRFLGLDKTAQNPRQWRSRFVLAAAADGFAWATFALLMSGVDTPWAIAYVMVVFMLAGAIHTVVAAFVPEAVYAALAPNALAIVLYMRPTVLNSPNAALTLLSCATLLYFAALARRIYAGQVGTLGIQAEKDSLIAELEQAKANSDEARRRAEEASLAKSRFLATMSHELRTPLNAILGFSEVMKSELFGPHSVEAYRDYSNDIHASGQHLLMLINEILDLSRVEAGRYELKEEAVLLSGVIEDCRHLLTLRAKKRGVLLTEIIEPDMPRLWADERAVRQIALNLLTNAIKFTPQGGQVTIKAGWTMAGGQYFSVRDTGPGIPEEEIPVIMSSFGRGSMAQKNADEGTGLGLPIVKGLVELHGGTFTLRSKLREGTEVIVVFPPERVMAALPQLDPVAPPAARRRGAA; this is encoded by the coding sequence ATGTCCGAAGTCACCGCAGAAATGATCGCCCGCGGGCGGTTTGCCGAGGCCGGCGCTCGTGAGCGGCGCCGCATGGCCGGCCGCATGCGCGAGGCCCGGGAGCGGCTGACCTCATCCGGCGCCGGAAACGTGCGCTTCGACGTCGAACTGTTGCGCCTTTACGCGCGCAGCCGGCGCGCCGCCATTCTGCCGCAAGGCCTGTTGAGCATCGCCGTCGGGGTGATGACCGCCCGTTGGCTGCCATTGACCCTGGTGGGCGCATGGCTGGCGCTCGTTCTCAGCACTCTGACCTTGGGCTGGGTGCTGGCGCTTCGCTTCCTCGGGCTGGACAAGACCGCGCAAAACCCGCGCCAATGGCGGTCGCGCTTCGTCCTGGCCGCGGCGGCCGACGGTTTCGCCTGGGCGACCTTCGCCTTGCTGATGAGCGGCGTCGACACGCCCTGGGCGATCGCTTACGTGATGGTCGTTTTCATGCTCGCCGGGGCGATCCACACGGTGGTGGCGGCTTTCGTGCCGGAAGCGGTCTATGCGGCGCTCGCGCCCAATGCGCTGGCCATCGTGCTTTACATGCGCCCGACCGTTCTCAACAGCCCCAACGCCGCCCTGACCCTTCTGAGCTGCGCGACCCTGCTCTATTTCGCCGCCCTCGCCCGCCGCATCTACGCCGGGCAGGTCGGAACGCTCGGCATCCAGGCCGAGAAGGATTCGCTGATCGCCGAACTGGAGCAGGCCAAGGCCAATTCGGACGAGGCCCGCCGCCGCGCCGAGGAGGCGAGTCTCGCCAAATCGCGCTTCCTCGCCACCATGTCGCATGAGCTGCGCACGCCGCTGAACGCAATCCTGGGCTTTTCGGAGGTGATGAAAAGCGAATTGTTCGGCCCGCATTCGGTCGAAGCCTACCGCGACTATTCCAACGACATCCACGCCAGCGGCCAGCATCTGCTGATGCTCATCAACGAAATTCTCGATCTCTCGCGGGTAGAGGCCGGGCGCTATGAGTTGAAGGAAGAAGCCGTCCTGCTCTCCGGCGTGATCGAGGACTGCCGTCACCTTTTGACCCTGCGCGCGAAAAAACGCGGCGTGCTGCTGACCGAGATCATCGAACCGGACATGCCGCGCCTGTGGGCCGACGAACGCGCCGTCCGCCAGATCGCCCTGAACCTTCTGACCAACGCGATCAAATTCACGCCGCAGGGCGGGCAGGTCACGATCAAAGCCGGCTGGACCATGGCCGGGGGCCAATATTTCTCGGTGCGCGACACTGGGCCGGGCATCCCGGAAGAGGAAATCCCGGTCATCATGTCGTCCTTCGGGCGCGGCTCGATGGCGCAGAAAAACGCCGACGAGGGCACCGGCCTCGGCCTGCCCATCGTCAAGGGTCTCGTCGAGCTTCACGGCGGAACATTCACCTTGCGCTCGAAATTGCGCGAGGGCACCGAAGTGATCGTGGTCTTCCCGCCCGAAAGGGTCATGGCCGCCCTGCCCCAGCTCGATCCCGTCGCGCCGCCCGCCGCGCGCCGCCGCGGCGCCGCCTGA